The Cryptococcus neoformans var. grubii H99 chromosome 8, complete sequence DNA window TCACTTCTCGTTCAATCAAGctttccaccctcttcttaATCTCCTTGACATCCGGCGGAAACCTTTTTGAGACGTCGCTAACGACGCCATCGATCAACAGCTGAAGAGTAAGCTTCTTTCGGGCTTTCATGATCCGGACAATGGTGGCTTCGAGGATGGACACCCTGTCGAGAGCGACTTGTTCGTTTGTCTTGCGAGATTCTTCGGCCTAAGTGACACATATCATGTGATAAACAATGTGCAATTGATACGTATCATGAAGAGATAATGACCTACAGACATATCCTGTTGGATCTGATTAATCTTGAATTTAATGCGCTCGCTCGTGAAGCCCTTGTTCCAAGTAAAGATATCTGTAGGGTTGACCTCCTTGCCGGAGGGTTTCTTAAGAAGAACTCGAGTACCTTTTCTACCTAGCGCCAACGATTGAAGAGTCCTGACCAATTCATTTTTCTCTGTTGATGCAGAGGGGTCAAATAAGTACCAACTCGCAGCTCAAGTCTTGATGGCATGTGAGGGGGGATAAAGCAACTTACCGATACCCGTCCTCTCCTTAATTTCCGCAAATGTCAAGCTTTCAACCTCATTATACAGAAGGAGCACGACCGCTTGGAATAGACTGACTCCGACTTCATACCGTCCACTGGGGAATCGGGCAGTAAGCGTAACTGTTGCAAGCTGGTATCGCCACGAGAGGACACGATTCTTGTGTTGAGTGGTGTACCAGGAGGTGAAAGCGTCGATTGAGGATTGAAGGGTTGGTGTGAGGTGGAAGTTCCACCCGTCTTTGAGGAGGGGGTAACTACAATGGAATGAAAGATATGTATCAGATAAAGAAGCCAGTATGCGATGGATGGCATTTGGGGGTTGCGAAGTGACGGAATGGTTGTGAACTTACGCAGGCCATGCAGATTCGGTGAGTACGTTCGCGGTAAAGTTGGATGTCTCGCCATACTGTGCCGGATCTCTGGACTGTGCCAGTTGGTATGATCGTACGAGTCTGAAGGAAACAGTCAGAACAATAGTGTACTAATAGGTAGTCTACACTTACGTTTCTGAAAGTTGAAggtccttcatcatcacatCTCCGGACGTGAATTCTTCTCCCAGCTCTGCAATTCTCTCATTAGCTTCACTCTTCGTGGACAATGGACGGAGAGTCCACTTGCCCTTTTGAAGTTTTGCCACCATGATTTTTTCCTGATCATTACTTGCACTCTTATTCAATAACAATCTCTTGGCCAGCTGACTCGAGTAAAATGCCTTGAACACATCTTTGTCTTTGGTAAACCCAACCAGAGTGACAATCTCATCCAAGTGGTGGTTAAACTGTTCTTCAGTGCCGGATCCTTGACCTTTACGCATGGCGGCATCGAGATGCTTGGCAATCCACTCGGCAGGGGCATTTTGTCGACTACCCATTCCAGTTTTGAAGCCCGTTCTGACAGCTTCTTCGAGTTCAAacattctcattctcacGCTGTGCCTCTTTTCCATTgcagcctccttctctttttctctctcctctttctcctcaaccGAAATCATCttcacatcttcatctgctgGAAGAGGTTCGGTGTCTTCCTCGGAAAAGAGGTTGGAAACAGTCTTTTCGGCGAAACGTCTGAGTTTAAGGATCTCGTCGATCATACGTGGATCATTAGCTGGGTCGGAAATGAGTGTGGAAACTCTGTTGGCGAGGTAGTTTTCGAGAGATTTGACGAGAGAAGCGAATTTATCAATTTCGATGGAAAATTGGTACAATTCCGAGAACCCCTTTGCTTCGTCGTTGCCCATAGCTTCTTTTACGGCCAACTCAATCACTTTGTCGGTCGTTTCAGACTGACCCACTTTTCTCAAGTCGCGTGACAGTAGTTGGCGTGAAAACGTATGGAAACACTCGCGTACCcgatcttcctcttcgaccATCTTGGCAAGAAACCAGGAGGCATATTCTCCGGCCTTTCGGTTACCCTGCTCAATTTCAGAGACAGCGTTTCTCAAAGCGGATGTGTAATATTCGTGCGTCTCATCTTGGTAAGCAACAGCGAGTTCGCCGAATGTCTGGAGGGTCTGCGCAATTTTGTCTACGGCCAGAATCGTGGGTCGGGCGCGCGAGGGACTGTATTTAAATCAGCTTTGGAAGGAAATAAGAGGATACTAATGAATTACTCACGTTCCGGTTTGTCTTTCTTCTGAGAGCCATTTGAAAATGTCATCGATAATCACCGCATGTATTACAGTGTCTTGCCAGACGATGGACTTGAATTTGGCAATCGCTCTGGATCGCAAGATATTAGGGTCAGAAAATGAACTATGATAAACTTTGTCAAGGTGAACCAGTAATGAGCTGAGAAGATTCTGGAAGGAATAAATGTAAGTCTTAAGGATATGACGACAACTACGATTACTCACCGTTCTCGCAGTCCAAACTTGCCAGCTTTCACATAATTTTCCCAATGTATTCCTGTCTTTGGCCAAAATACCTCCTTTTAATTCTCTGCGAATCCTTTCCGTGTATTGGTCAATAGAGCTGGTACACTTGTCGGAAAGTCGAGAGGCAGCATCCCGATCTTGAAGGACCACAGTCTGACAGAATGCAGTGATGTGTTGATAGCTTAATGGGGTTGGTTGGCCTGCCAATATTGCGTCGATTGATTCGAATAGTGGCTCAAGTTGATCCTTGGCCTGTGGCTGGACCAAAGCTGAAGATTGCATTTAGCGCAAAGACATTCTACTTCGGCTTGGGAACTCACAAGGTAACTCGAGCTTTACGATGCGACCTGTGGAGTGCTGACTGCCACTCCCGGGCTTGATAAAGTCGACATGCGCTCTGACACTTGGCCTATAAGAACTGAATGCGTTTGTCGTCGACGGGAACACCACAAGGGAGGACATTGTGGAGTTTGGGACAGTTGCAGGCCGGAGAATTGTTGTCAAGATTACAGAGCATCATCGATTGGGTGCGATCCACAAAATGATGCCACCGTCGGAGATGACCTACACTGATTGCAGAATTGGGGGACTTTGAAGTCACGCTTGAACATATGAATACAGTCATGGAGTTTTTTTAATCTCCGTACTTCCAGCGCAAAAACCCCTTGCACAACCCACGGGCCTCCAGCAATTCGTTATCTAGACGGGGGCACGCAACCCGGGCATGCGAATACGTAAAGCGCGGGATAATGGATAAGTAGTCTCTGGCCTCTGGCGTCTCGTGTCTTCCACCGAATCTGCCAAATGcactttccttcttttgtctttcaacctttttcttccaaatcTTCACAATCTAGCATGGCTGAGCTTACTCCCTCTCAAGAGGGAAAGCTTGCTGGCGTGTCCAACCAGGACTCTCAGTCCACACTCCGTCAGCGCAAGACTCTCCTGCACAACCCTACCGAAAGCATCTCTAGCGTAGGCGACGAAAAGTCCGCCGACACCGAAGACAAATCTCAGGACCAAGTTACCTGGGGTAAAACCTCTACTGGAGCAGTATTCCGTGTGCCCAATACCCACTCTTTCGTGCATACCTTGCTCACTACTACTCATCGATCATCTCTCACCCGGCTTACACTTTTCTCGCTCGTCGCCCAACCCCTGCTGTTTTACTTATTGCGTAACCATTGCACTTTACGCTCGGCCTTCTTTTTACTTTACTTTGCCTTCTGGCGAGGATGCTATGATTGGGGTTTCGCCTGGGTGCTCAGGAAGCAAAGTGAGAAGAAATGGGTCGTAAAACTCCTCAGGAACTGGGGATGGTTGGATATCAATTCGGAACAAGGCGGAGAACAAGGTCGAGCATGGGCCaagtggtggaagagggagctcgagatgaagatggatgatgggtaCAAATGGGAGAATGTTCCTCAGGAGTTCAACGCGTGGTTGATGTTCCGCCAATTGGTCGATGTAGTGCTCCTCAAGTGAGTCATGCGCTCTCGCTGCCGCAGTGGTGTCTAACCCCCTTCAGCGACTTTGTCTCTTATACCTGCTTCGCTTGGGCCAACCTCCATTTCCCTCCCAACCATTCTGTCTTCATGCACATCTTTCGTTGGGTATTAGGTTGGTCTCTCATCTTGTTCAACCTTTGGGTCAAGATGGACGCCCACCGAGTTGTCAAGGACTATGCGTGGTACTGGGGCGATGCTTTCTGGCTCATGGTCATGCAGCACGACCTGGTGTTTGATGGTGTTTACGAGATCGCGCCTCATCCAATGTACTCTGTGGGATATGCCGGTTATTATGGTCTCTCAATGGGTGAGTCATCTGCGCTACAGAGAGTGATTTCTACTGacagtgatgatgatagtcGTCGGCTCTTACACCGTGCTCTTCGTCTCCCTTGCTGCCCACGCTGCGCAGTTCGCTTTCCTTCTCTGGTTCGAGAATCCTCGTAAGTAAATTGTCGGTTCTGGAGTCCGATTGCTAAACTTTCCAGATATTGAACGAACCTATGGCGGCGGCAAGAAGCCTTTGGCTTCTCGAGTCCCTCTTGCCTGGGAGCAAACTGAGTATGAACAGGAACAAGTCGAGGAGAGCAGCACGACCACTGTTGAAGCCTCCGAAGCGCTTACTCCCTCGGCCACCGAAGGTAAGTTCCTTCGGAATTGAAAAGGGCGTCTCTGACAATAGAAAAGGGGAAACAGAGACTGAACCTGAGCTCGCTGAACTCCCCTCTGTCAAAGAGTCCAACCCGCAAATTCGCAAGCCTCGATCTGACAGCGTGTTCAGCACTACTTCTGTTACAACTACAGACGGCGCCAGCTACGGCAAGCGTTTTGCTGCTAGGAAGAGTTTCAGCCACCGTACAAAGTTTACCATGCACGACCTCAGGCATAGGTTCTTCAGGAAGCCCGTCGTTATCTTTTCTCGCTTGGACATGCTTCGGTAAGTAATCTTTCAATATTTTGAGTCTCATCTGACCCTATGAAGATCTACGGACTTTGCCTTGGTCCTTCTCGTAGCTTATGCTATTTCGAGCCTTATCCCATCCCTCTCACTCAACATCTCTCTTGCTGGCCATTTCCTCCATGCGCTTCTTTGGCGACTCTTCCACTCTTTCGGCCTTGGTCTCATCCTTCGGGCCCAATCAAAATCCAAGTGGCTTGTGAGACACTACTTGAAGCATTACCACTATCCTGAGGATGCGCAcattgatgatgaggatgagagtgaGATCAAGGAACGTGTTGTGAAGCGTGCTACGGAAGAGTCGTTTGGTAATTGGCAAGTGATGTACAACATCAGTTTGGTCATGACTTATGGTGCGTAGTTGTTGGGTAGTTCCAGTATATCGGCTAACAATGTGTAGTCTCATTCGTTGGCCTTGCTTGGAAGACATATCACCTTCCATCTGACTGGACTGTCAGCGGTACTATGCTTCGTCATGTGCTTGGTCTCGTAAGTGATTAAATTCGCTATTAAAAGGTATCACTGACTCCTCCCAGTCCCTCATTGCGCTTCATATTTGGTCTGCCGTTTCGAGTTACGAAGTTCTTGGCGACTTTGGTTGGCTCTATTCTgatttcttcctcattgAACAGGTCCCATCCCAGCTTGCTTACACTGGTATCTACCGATTCCTCAATAACCCTGAAAGGAGTATGGGCGGAGCTGCTTTCTTCGGTCTCTGGCTTATCAGTAATTCGAAGCTTGTCTTTGCGCTCGCGTTGGCATCCCATTTGAGTCACTGGTGGTTCCTCACTTTTGTGGAGCGCCCACACATGCAACGTCTCTATGGTAAACGTCTCCGCAAAGATGGCGGCCTCATTAAGACTCTCAAGAATGTTGCTGGTAAGACCATCGCTACCAAGACTGGTAAGCACGCGCATGATATTCAGCGTGTGGTCCAGGAAGTTAGAGGTTCGATTgaaaaggttgaaggaaaggttACGGAGGCGGTTGAAGAATTTTTAGACCACGGTGAGTTCTGTCAGCGCCAATCTGTGAATAATGCTCAATTCTGGATAGCGAGGCCCATGTTCACCGATATGGTTCACGATACGAGGGTCCTGCTTCAGCAATCTCGCGAGCGTATGATTATCACGTAAGTTTCGCTATGTCATATGAGACCACAGCCTAATCCATCACAGACGAGTCGCCAACGACATCTCTGCCTATGACACTTCTCGCTATGGTCTGCACATTGCTACATCCTCTTCGGCGCCTACTCCTCGCTTCCACGTTGGTCAGCCCATCCGCGTCTCTTGGACTGCTCCTTCCTATCACTCTCGCAAAGATTGGATTGGTATTTACCGCCTCGGCTCCTGCAAATCACAGCTCGTCACACGTATTTCGTCTGTCGGCAAGTGGATGCCTATctacgaagaagaatggaacGGTAATGACCCCGTTGACCCGGCTGAGCGTGAAAAGAAGGGTGATTCCGGTGAAGTCGTCTTCAGAGGAGACCAACTCCCGTGGCAACCTGGAGAGTACGAGCTCAGGTATCACCATGATGGGAAACATAATGTCATGAGTAGGTTGGCTCCTGTTGAGATTTTTGTCGACAAACCCAAGAGCGGTAGCGTGAAGGCTATTCACCAGACATTGCTCAACATTGTCTGTGTATCGCTTGATTCGGACCCGAATCTTGTGCCGAAATCGGCCAGGAAGAAGACTACACCTGCGGCGACTCCGGCTTCTCATGTATCAGAAGTTTCACTGAGGGAAGATTTGCCTGCTATACAGGAGAGCGATGGGGAGGAGACTGAGGAAGGCGGCGAGGGTAATGGTGAACATAATCAGAAAGAGGGTGACGCCTTGATGCCAACTACACTTACTGGTGTTAACACCACTGGCAAATCTACCAAGGTCTTCCGAACGACCTCCGATAAGCTACCAGAAAGCCATGCGGACCAGGGTGATACCCTATCATTCAACACCTCGATCGCTTCCAAATTcccaccaccttccacgcatccaccttcttctcctgttcCGCCCTTCTCGTCGTGCGACCGCGGCACTCCGcagtcttcttctgcccaCTCCTTCACTTCGTCGAATGATCCAGATTATGCTGGTGgcgatggtgatggtgacGATTTCGTCATTATGACTGAAACCCAAGCGAAACGGATTGCCCATTTGGCAGAGATGGCCTTTGGGGTGGAACTCAGCCCGGATGTCGTTGTAGCCGAAGCCAATGTAGGCAGTCTGGCTAGAAGGATTGTCGGGGCAAGGAGCTTGATCAAATGAGCATCCCAACGACATCGAAGTATAAGCGATGGAAGTGAGTCGGGCAGAATTGGGAGTGAACTGAGCAAAAGGCGGCAGAGGAAATCATCGTATTCTTTTTAACAGTCTCTCATTAGGCAATTTGGGTCTTTCTCGATGCATTTCACTTTGTCTAAACGAGCAGCGTGAACTTAGTGGCAATTATATACTTGGAGGACAACAGGATCAAGCCCAACGCCGATGCACATTCAAATCAGATACATGGACCAATTGCAAGAGTTCAAATCGTCTATTACACTCTTCGATGCCCATCCACTGCTCAAACGAACCTTACGACTTATTCTCCGTGCTCCTTCGCTTCGTTTCCACGTCCTCCGCATCCTGTTCTTGCTCAACAACAGGCAAGATGTTGATTGTGCTGAGGTTTTCTTTGCTACCGAAAGCCAAAGCGATCTCCTCAAGGGTGTAACCTTTAGTCTCAACCATATCTGTCCATCATTGTCAGTAGATTGCAGACAAAAAGAGGAATGAACCACTAACAAAAGTAGACCAAGAACCACTGAATAATTACCAACGGCATATAGACAACGTAGTACTTGTAGCCAATGGAATCGAGAGCAATAGCATCGACCCACGTGACATACGCGCCCTCCAGCTGTGATACAGTGTTCCAAACCAACAGGCCTTTGCTTCTCATGGAGAATGTCTGTACTTCGGCGGGATCTGACAAATCCTTTGCGTGAGTTTCACGAAGAATGGACTGGAGATAACTTACAAGAATAAAGGATGGGGTTGGAGAAGTTGAAGCAACCTAGATAGATCCAAACCATAACGACCCTGCGTATCCAATGAGCTCCTAATTCAAAGCTGTGAAAGAATGTTGTACTTACGTAGCGACACCAGCTTTGGTGTTGCCCTCGGTACTATTGGCGAACACACCGCTTGACACACAAAGGCCAATTAAACCAAGCAGCAAAGTTGGCCACACCCAAAGGATAATTTTGCGGCGACCAACGAAACGTCCTGTGTAGACGGCGCCAATCTGACAAAACCAGGTGAAAATGGTAAGACCAGCGTTGATACCCGTCTGCACACTGCTTTTCGTAATACCAACGAGGTCGAATACAGTGGTATCTATTGAAACCCATCAGCCGATGTCGACGCTAAAAGCTTCATACTCACAGTAGAAGTAAATAATGGAAGCTTTTGAAAGGTTAGCTTCATTATGGCTTACAAAAATTCAAAGCTTACATCCGGAAAGCTAGCGAGATATTAGCACGCGTCTTGGTCCATTATAGGAATGACTCACGTTGGTCAAGAAAATCATAAGAACGGCCAATCCTAACCTATGTCTATTGGATGGAGTTTTCAAGATAGTTCCCCATTTCTCAGCCTTGgcaatcttctcctgttCGATtgcctccttcatctcctcaaatTCGAAAAGCACCAGAGGGTCTTTTCGGTCACCATTCCCATGGTATTCGACCAAAAAAGCAaatgcctcttcctcgcgaCCTTGGGAGAGTAAAAAACGGGGGGTTTCAGGGACAAACTGAACGGcgatgaggatgtagaGGGCCATAGGTACTTGAATGATATAAGGGATACGCCATGACCATGAGTTGGTCATATAGCCAGTGCAGCCAAAGACTACCCAGGCAGCAATGACGGACCCAAGAATGTAGTATGAGTTCTTTGATATTTATCAGTATCATATGTGGGGTTGTTCTTCAAGTGGAACTTACCCAAGAGGCGGCCACGGTTTCTCGGTTACGAGGGTGAGCAATTTCCTGGACGACAATCAAACTGGTcatgaggaaggaggcaAGACCAAGACCTATGATGGCTCTACCAGTACAGAACACTGGAGCGAAGTCAACTGGCAGCCGTGACAATCGTTGGCGCAGAAGACTTACAAGCATAACCATCCACATTGGAAACACCAGCAATACAGCCAATGACGGATCCAATCAAGATCGTGTATCCGTAGACTACATTTTGGTCAATGACTAATGCTTTTCATGCCAGACGCTTGACTCACATCGAATACCCCAACGCCTTCCCCAATGCTCATCGATGTACGCAATGACAGGACCTACAATGAAACCGGCAATGTTGCCGACTGCATTGAGCATACCTAGACGAACACCACGCGGGTAATTTAGATCCTCTTGCCAGGCGTCGGAGGCCTGGAGACCAGCGATGAGGGATCCATCGTCTGAAAACATTTGTCAGACGAAGTGATACAAGTATCGTGAGAACCACGTACATCCATTAAGGAGCATCCCAACAAAAATGACACTTAAGAAGCTGACAAAACGATCAGTAACTAATATGCTCTGCATGATAGATGATGAAACTCACAAATTGAGCTTGAGAGTACCCTTGTTTTGATACCATTTCAGGTGATCGCTTGCGTTGGGACTGTGTTAACAAGTCAGCATCCAGCTTATCAAAGGTATCGCAGCAAGCAGCAGACTCACATATCGTGCCAGTCGGGCATGCTTGCTGCAAACTCGTGAGCACATGAACAAGGGAAGCAACTAGCGACGCAGGCATTATCCTGTTCCGCTCGACGGTATGATCTCAGCACAGATCCACCAGCAAAACCTCTCTAAAGCGAGGCTGCTACAGTGTAAACCCGGCACCCGTGTTGCTCATATCTTGCTTTGCACTCGTTTGCCAATAGGCTGGAACTGAGGCAGGGAGCAGCAGATTGTCATGCAAACATTTGTCCTCTCAGCGAGTACGCTGGTGGGGGTAGATCTGACCGATGTCGAGCGTTGGGCTCATTTTCCTTACGGTTTTTGCCTTCTGTGTTACTGACCTGTTGCTGAGAAAGGTAGGAATGTCTAAATGGTTTTTAAAAGGGAATGAGAGTAAAACTGTGTGACCAGGGAGTGGgtatatatgtatgtaGGGGTAGCTGTGGagccaaaaaaaatgagATCCGATTCCAAATGAGACATTTTTCAAGCCTCTCGTCATTTGgggggatgaagaaaacCATCCCCAGGCACGCTA harbors:
- a CDS encoding ubiquitin-protein ligase; this translates as MSSLVVFPSTTNAFSSYRPSVRAHVDFIKPGSGSQHSTGRIVKLELPSLVQPQAKDQLEPLFESIDAILAGQPTPLSYQHITAFCQTVVLQDRDAASRLSDKCTSSIDQYTERIRRELKGGILAKDRNTLGKLCESWQVWTARTNLLSSLLVHLDKVYHSSFSDPNILRSRAIAKFKSIVWQDTVIHAVIIDDIFKWLSEERQTGTPSRARPTILAVDKIAQTLQTFGELAVAYQDETHEYYTSALRNAVSEIEQGNRKAGEYASWFLAKMVEEEDRVRECFHTFSRQLLSRDLRKVGQSETTDKVIELAVKEAMGNDEAKGFSELYQFSIEIDKFASLVKSLENYLANRVSTLISDPANDPRMIDEILKLRRFAEKTVSNLFSEEDTEPLPADEDVKMISVEEKEEREKEKEAAMEKRHSVRMRMFELEEAVRTGFKTGMGSRQNAPAEWIAKHLDAAMRKGQGSGTEEQFNHHLDEIVTLVGFTKDKDVFKAFYSSQLAKRLLLNKSASNDQEKIMVAKLQKELGEEFTSGDVMMKDLQLSETLVRSYQLAQSRDPAQYGETSNFTANVLTESAWPAYPLLKDGWNFHLTPTLQSSIDAFTSWYTTQHKNRVLSWRYQLATVTLTARFPSGRYEVGVSLFQAVVLLLYNEVESLTFAEIKERTGIEKNELVRTLQSLALGRKGTRVLLKKPSGKEVNPTDIFTWNKGFTSERIKFKINQIQQDMSAEESRKTNEQVALDRVSILEATIVRIMKARKKLTLQLLIDGVVSDVSKRFPPDVKEIKKRVESLIEREFMARDEEDRSILHYVA
- a CDS encoding phosphatidylethanolamine N-methyltransferase — translated: MHFPSFVFQPFSSKSSQSSMAELTPSQEGKLAGVSNQDSQSTLRQRKTLLHNPTESISSVGDEKSADTEDKSQDQVTWGKTSTGAVFRVPNTHSFVHTLLTTTHRSSLTRLTLFSLVAQPLLFYLLRNHCTLRSAFFLLYFAFWRGCYDWGFAWVLRKQSEKKWVVKLLRNWGWLDINSEQGGEQGRAWAKWWKRELEMKMDDGYKWENVPQEFNAWLMFRQLVDVVLLNDFVSYTCFAWANLHFPPNHSVFMHIFRWVLGWSLILFNLWVKMDAHRVVKDYAWYWGDAFWLMVMQHDLVFDGVYEIAPHPMYSVGYAGYYGLSMVVGSYTVLFVSLAAHAAQFAFLLWFENPHIERTYGGGKKPLASRVPLAWEQTEYEQEQVEESSTTTVEASEALTPSATEGETETEPELAELPSVKESNPQIRKPRSDSVFSTTSVTTTDGASYGKRFAARKSFSHRTKFTMHDLRHRFFRKPVVIFSRLDMLRSTDFALVLLVAYAISSLIPSLSLNISLAGHFLHALLWRLFHSFGLGLILRAQSKSKWLVRHYLKHYHYPEDAHIDDEDESEIKERVVKRATEESFGNWQVMYNISLVMTYVSFVGLAWKTYHLPSDWTVSGTMLRHVLGLSLIALHIWSAVSSYEVLGDFGWLYSDFFLIEQVPSQLAYTGIYRFLNNPERSMGGAAFFGLWLISNSKLVFALALASHLSHWWFLTFVERPHMQRLYGKRLRKDGGLIKTLKNVAGKTIATKTGKHAHDIQRVVQEVRGSIEKVEGKVTEAVEEFLDHARPMFTDMVHDTRVLLQQSRERMIITRVANDISAYDTSRYGLHIATSSSAPTPRFHVGQPIRVSWTAPSYHSRKDWIGIYRLGSCKSQLVTRISSVGKWMPIYEEEWNGNDPVDPAEREKKGDSGEVVFRGDQLPWQPGEYELRYHHDGKHNVMSRLAPVEIFVDKPKSGSVKAIHQTLLNIVCVSLDSDPNLVPKSARKKTTPAATPASHVSEVSLREDLPAIQESDGEETEEGGEGNGEHNQKEGDALMPTTLTGVNTTGKSTKVFRTTSDKLPESHADQGDTLSFNTSIASKFPPPSTHPPSSPVPPFSSCDRGTPQSSSAHSFTSSNDPDYAGGDGDGDDFVIMTETQAKRIAHLAEMAFGVELSPDVVVAEANVGSLARRIVGARSLIK
- a CDS encoding sugar transporter encodes the protein MPDWHDIPNASDHLKWYQNKGTLKLNFFLSVIFVGMLLNGYDGSLIAGLQASDAWQEDLNYPRGVRLGMLNAVGNIAGFIVGPVIAYIDEHWGRRWGIRFYGYTILIGSVIGCIAGVSNVDGYALFCTGRAIIGLGLASFLMTSLIVVQEIAHPRNRETVAASWNSYYILGSVIAAWVVFGCTGYMTNSWSWRIPYIIQVPMALYILIAVQFVPETPRFLLSQGREEEAFAFLVEYHGNGDRKDPLVLFEFEEMKEAIEQEKIAKAEKWGTILKTPSNRHRLGLAVLMIFLTNLSGSSIIYFYYTTVFDLVGITKSSVQTGINAGLTIFTWFCQIGAVYTGRFVGRRKIILWVWPTLLLGLIGLCVSSGVFANSTEGNTKAGVATVVMVWIYLGCFNFSNPILYSYPAEVQTFSMRSKGLLVWNTVSQLEGAYVTWVDAIALDSIGYKYYVVYMPLVIIQWFLVYFYMVETKGYTLEEIALAFGSKENLSTINILPVVEQEQDAEDVETKRRSTENKS